The Bremerella cremea sequence CCGTGTCACTCTCGATCGCCTTGGCGGTCTGGTGCAGGTCAAGTCAATTCGACCGCTGCGTGAAATGGTTCGAGTTAGCCTGGCGGAGGATCACTTCTTGACTCCCTCGATTTCTCAAGCAAAGTAAGGAATGAAGTCATGATTGTTAAACCCGAAAACGTGCCCGCCGCCACACCCACGTGGCGGCGGGTTTCTCTTTCTCAGATCGACTTGGTGGAGAATCGACGTCCGTTAGATGAAGAGAATCTCCGGCGCCTCGAACCTAGCATCGCAGAGAACGGGGTCTTGCAACCTGTTGGTCTCGTTGCCGTCGGTAACCGCTTTCTGCTTTGTATCGGCAATCATCGCCACGAAGTAACTAAGCGACTGGGACACACTGAGATTGATGCTCTGGTTTGGCCCGAGGGTACGCCACCCGAGCAAATGCTCGTCTTTTCCCTACACGAGAACCATCTCCGAAAGGACGAGTCTGTAGAAGATACCTTTAAGCGAGTCACGGAACTGGCTCGTTATCATCGCTGTAGCTTTACAGAAGCCGCGGTCCACGCATGCGTTACTCCGGGGACCCTGAGCAAGATCCGCAAATCAGTTGGAAAGCTTTGCCCGGAGGCGCTGAAAGTGGCCCGCGAGAACAAAATCGGTGTCGCTATCACCTACGAAGTGGCTCGCCGAGCCAAGACGGAAGACGAGCAGACAGCCTGGCTGAAGGAACATGCGGCCGGTCGGATGTCACGGGACGCGATCATCAGGATGTCGGGCGGCAAAAAGTCGAAGGCCCCCAAGCAAGTCACCTTTGAACTGAAGATGGATGAGGTCGCGTTTCAACTGACCTTCCCTCGTACGATCTCCTATGAGGAGTTGTTTGACGCCATCGCCAAACTCAAGGCGGGAATTCAAGTTCACGCCAAGCAGAACCTCCCCATCCACGTGCTTGCGGAGGTAATGGCATGAACTGGTTTGGCTTCACGTTCTGGAAAGCCCGAGATTCGCTCGACTTACTCGGCATCTCGTTGGAGGATGTGTGCTCCCATATCTTCGCGATTGGCGGCACGGGAAGCGGCAAGACATCCGTTCTAAAGATTCTCCTCCGCGACATTCTTCGTCGCGGAGGGCCGAACATCGGCTGCCTGTGGTGTTGCGTCAAACCGGACGAGGCGGCCAACGCGTGCCGTGTGATCGAACTCGCCGGAGCCCAGGATCGATTGTTGATCTTGGTGCCCGGCGAATTCACTTACAACTTCCTCTCTTTCGAATTGACTCGCCAAAATGGTTCGCCTACAACGGCCACCCAGCTCTTGCAGGATCTCAACAATCAACTCAATCAATCCAAAGGAGAACATCAAGACAGTTTCTGGGCCAACTTGTATGCCATGCTACTCACCTGCTGCATTACCATCGGTTGGCTGGCCAAACGAGAAAAGGTAACCATCGAAGATGTTCACCGCGTGATGCTCTCTCTACCGGCGGCATTCGCTCAAGTGGCTTCAGCCGACTTTCAGTCGAGTTCGTACGCTTTTCAATTGCTCCAACAGGCGGAGAATGGAATCCGAAATGCGGGGGAAATGCGGCAATACAAACAGTCCGCTTCTTTTCTGCTGTCCGAGTTCATTCAAATTGGCTCGAAGGCACGTGGGGCGGCGATCAGTGAAGGCTCGGCGGTGCTCGTGCCCTTTCTCAACTCGCCCATGTACGAAACCGTTTGTGCCGAACATTCCACGTTCTCCCCTGAGATGGCTCTGGACGGGGTCTGTGTTGTTCTCGCGGCCCCCATCATGTCGCACGGCCCTGCGGGGATGCTCCTACAAAGCATCGTGACAACCCAGTTGAGCGAGGCGGCTCTCCGCCGCTTGAATCCGCAGACGACGACGATCGTCGTGCGGGACGAACTCCAGATGCTTATCAACAATCCCGCCAAGGAAGCAATGATTCAGTCGGTCTCACGGAGCCAACGCCTGGCGTTTGTCAGTGGCTGCCAAAGTTTACCAACACTTCAGTCCGCCATGGGCGGTAACCAGGCGGAACAGGAACTTCATTCCGTGTTTGCCAACTATTCGACGAAACTGGTTCTCTCCAACCATTGTGCCAGGACCAATGACTACTTCAGTCAAAGCTGGGGGCAGCATCGGGAAGACTTCGTCAGTGTCAGCGAGACGAAGGAAGAAGAGAAGTTCGACCTGCTTAATTTCTTGATGGGAAATGATCGGTTTCTATTTTCTATCTCCGAACAGATGGCTCCTCGTTGTCCTCCTGAGAGGTTTCTATCACTTCGTCGCGGAGGGCCACACAACAAACTTCTCGTTGATTTCTTTCTCAGCCAGGCGGGTCGCACCTATGGACCGCAAGGCGATCCATTCACCTTAAAAACGTTGAGGCAAATCTAGATGACACACTTTGACAATGAACCCGTTCGTCCTGACCGGCCACCTCCGACCAAGCAGCCGGAGGAGTACCAGGAAGAAGAAATCCGCAGCATCCGCAATGGAATCGGCGGATTCCTGATCGCCGGGTTTGCGATGGGGAGAACGCTGCAAATCTTCAGCCGTACGCCTGGCTCGGCCGGTTCCATTCTGGTGGTGGCGTGGGCTTTCGCCGTGTTTGTGCAAGGCTTTTACCTGCACGGACACATGCAAAAGCACGGACGAATCGATGCCATTCCCTTTGAACTATTGATCGCCGCTCAAGTTGTATGGTGGCTCGTGGGGCTCGTTCTAACGTTCATCCATATTCTTTACCGTACTCAGGCACGGGATAGTGATCTCGGACGCGGTGTCCTGTCTCGCTACTTTCCTCGGCTTTCTACTCCGGCGGCGGGAATAGTATCGGACGTCGGTGTTGGGCTTGCCCTGGCCGGGCTACTGCGGCTCTGTGCTTCGCCCATTCAGTCCAACTGGTATCTGGTCATGGTCGGCTGGATTTTGATCTGCCACTTCGCCTTTTTTCTGCACCAATGGTACCTCAGAAAGAGAGTAGATGCCGCCAAATTACGATCGGCCGGGTGGCGAACTGAAGTGCGTGGGAGGCGTCAACTATGAGCAAACAGCAACCCAACGACCACACGAATCAGAAGCCGGAAAAGCCGAAGATCGGCCAAGGGGCAATCGCGGCCTTTGGGCGACAGGGATTCAAGGAACTCGGCAACATCATTGCCGCATTTCCGGGGCATTCCCCTCTTGTGGAAGAGCCTGGACAAATGGCCAGGGCCACGCAGCAATCCATAAGCCGTCAAACGGGGGCTAGTCAGCCCGTCCACTTTTACCAGTCGCAGCCGGAGACCCATTCGACCATGAACACGCCCGAACCGAATCAAGCTGAAGTTCAGATGGCGAACGACCAGCAGCCTAGCATCCTGGATGACCTGGTCCAGCATGCCCAGCAACAGGCGGAGTTCCAAGAACCGGAACAAGAGCAGGAGATGGGTCAGTGATGCCTGGTTCCCCCCAAAACAAACCCGAAACCCCGCTCCCATTTTCGGAGCGGGAGATTCTCCAGCGGAAGCTGGCAGTCTATCGCTATCCAAATCTGATCACGCCTGAAATGTGGCAAGCCTATCAAGCCGCGTTGGCGCGGCAGGAGACTTCAAACGATGACTCGCAAAATCTTCCACTTACTAACTTTCCTGATTTTAGGCGTGTGCTTGATCATCCTCACGATTTCTAGCATGGCAATTGCTTGGCACGGCCTCATATTACCGGCCGGTCATCCGCTTCGAGGCGACTGCTTCCTGTTGATGACGATCTTCATGTTTTTCGTTGGTTTCGGTTTCTTCTTTATCGCCGATGCTGGTAGTGGTCGAGCCTATCGCCGTCACGTTCATGAAGAAGCCAAGCGAATCATCTACCAACTGTACATTCAGTCTTATCAAGACCGGCAAAACGCCTCCACCAATAAAAGGTTCCCACCAGAAAGCTCGACATAGACGCGTAACACAAGTCGGAGCGAAGCTCCGTGTGCCTGTTTCGAGCTTTTGTTTCAAACTGGGATACGGACTGTCATCGAACTGTCACAATTCCGGACTATTGTCATGCCCATGCGGGTGACTCATTCCAAGAGTAGTGCGGACGCCAAGGCTTACTATGCGTTCAGCGACTACTATGACTCCGGTCCGAACCAGCTCAAAGGGGCCTGGTTCGGCAAAGGAGCCGCATTACTTGGACTCTCCGGCGAGGTCGACAAGAATCATTTCGATCGCCTCGTCGACAATCAGCATCCGTTTGAAGATTCTCGCCTCACGCAAAGGCAGCGTGCCGACCGTCGGGTCGGCACCGATATTACCCTCTCTGCCCCGAAATCGGTTTCGCTGCTGTGGGGTGTTACTCAGGACGATCGAATCTTGGAGGCAGTGCAGAAGGCGGCCCATGAGACGTTTTCCGATCTGGAGAAAGATGCTCTCACACGCGTGAATCACTCCCGCGGTGTTCTGACGTGGGAAAAGACTGGCAATATTGTCGGAGCCTCCTGGCTCCATACAACGGCCCGGCCTGTGGATGGCCATCCAGACTGCCAGCTCCACGTGCATGGCTTCGTCCTTAATGCCACGCATACCGGAAAACGCTGGACGGCCATTGACCTCTCAGCCGTCGTCCGTGACTCGGGCTACTACGAGGCGATCTTCCAATCTCGACTCGCGGAAAAAATGCTCGAGCTGGGATATCCGGTCGAGCGAAGTGAACGGGACTTCGAAGTTGCGGGAGTCGGTCGCGAAACGATTGAAAAGTTTTCGCGTCGGACCGGTCTCATCGAAAAGATGGCCGAAGAACATGGGATCACTTCCCCGGAAAGCAAAGGGCAACTCGGTGCCAAGACCCGGGAAAAGAAAAATCAACTGGTTCCACCGGATGAGCTTCCAAGCGTTTGGCGAAGTCGATTGAATGAGGAAGAAGCCGATCACTTTGATCGCCTGTCGCGAGGTGAGGCCATCTCGGATCAACCCGAGATGAGTGCCGCAGCGGCGGTGGACTTTGCGAAAGGACATGTCTTTGAGCGAGCTTCGGTCGTCCGCGAACGGGAACTACTGAGGCAAGCCATGCTCCATGGAATCGGCCAGGTCTCCGTTGAGCAGGTTCACAACGAGGTGGTAAGGCGAGAATGGATTCGGGAGGGCCAGGACGAGCAAGCTCTCATTTCAACGCGAGAGGTATTGACCGAGGAACAAGCCCTCCTCACTTTTGCTCGCTCGGGACGCGGTAAGCTGGCCCCACTCGCTCCGCAGCATGCGATTGCTCGGGATTGGTTAAGTGACGAACAGCAAACCGCTGTTCACGGAATCTTGAATTCGCATGACCGACTGATGATCGTCTCTGGTAAGGCGGGGGTTGGCAAGACTTCCCTCATGAAGGAGACCATTGAGGCGATCGAGAACACGGGCCGAAACGTGACCGTTCTCGCTCCGACCGCTGAAGCGGCTCATGGCGTCTTGCGAGAGAAGGAAGGATTCGACGCGGAGACTCTGGCATCCTTCCTCATGAATGAAAAGGCCCAGGCGTCGGCGGCTGGAGGTGTTGTTTGGGTTGATGAAGCCGGGCTTTTGGGAACTTCGGACATGGCCAAGTTGGCGACCATCGGTCAGAGGATTGACGCCCGCATTGTGCTCAGCGGAGATGAGCGGCAGCATAAGGCTGTCTCGCGAGGCACGCCGCTCAAGCTATTGGAAAGCGAAGCGGGCATCCAACCGTTTACAATCCATAGAATTCGTCGTCAGGAAGGTGATTACCGGGAGGCGGTCACTCTCCTTAGTCAAGGCAAGGTCGTTGAAGGTTTTGAGAAGCTGGACGATCTCGGTTTCATTAAAGAGATCGCCGATGACGATCTGCGAAACCGACAACTGGCCCAGGACTATGCCGATAGTCTGTCGCCAGACAAGTCGAGCTTGGTGATCGCTCCTTCCCATGTAGAGCGAGAACAGGTGACAGCCGCCATTCGCCAGGAACTCAAGGCTCGAGGGACGATTCATGGTCCTGAACATGAGATGACGGTACTTCAATCGAAACGGCTAACCGAAGCTCAGCGAAGCGACTCGCTTTCCTTTGCCCCGGGGGATGTCGTGGAGTTCGTTACCAAAGGTAAAGGGGGCTACAAGGCCGGGGATCGCTTACGTGTGGCCGAAGTTCACGACGGTCGGGTCTGGGCGGAGGGACAAAGTGGAAAAGTTGCGGTTCCGATTGAGTCTCCCAAGTCGTTTGATGTGTATCGGGAACGTGTGGAACACTTTGCGGCCGGGGATCGGGTTCGTGTGACTAAGAACCGTCGACCCTCGAAAGATTCCAGCGAGAAGCGGCTCAATAATGGTTCGCTGTTTGAACTGACCGGTTTTACGAAGTCGGGGGACTTGAAGCTCAGCAATGGTCAGACCATTCCCGCTTCGTGGGGGCATATCGAGCATGGCGTGACCGTGACGTCCTATGCCAGCCAAGGGAAAACGGTCCATCGGGTGTTCCTGGCTCAGAGCAGTCTCTCCCTACCCGCCAGTTCAGCCGAACAGGCCTATGTGAGTGCTTCGAGGGGACGGGGCCAGCTAACGGTCTATACCGACGACAAGCAGACGCTGCGGTCTGCGATTGGGCGGGAACGGATCGTGAAGAATGCGAGTGAACTTCGGCCTACAATCGTGACTCAAAATCGTTGGTCGGAGCGGGCAACTTCGATTCGACGCTTCGCCGAGAATTTCGCTCACCAACAGACGGAAAAATTGCGACAGTGGCTGGCCCATGAGCACGTAGAAATGGCGAGGTAATTATGGCGAATCATGAATCATCCGGGGTGTTGGACCGCTTGGGGCTAAGGCCCGAGGCTTCTGAGCAGGAGATCGAGAACTATCAGGACGATGCTCCCTACCAAGCCTTTGGTCTACATCGGCAACCGTGGGGCGGTCCTCCCCTATTGAACTTCGTGCTCAAGACAGGGCAGCAGCGGGGGCTGCCTTATAGCCAGATTGTTGATTCGAGCTTGGAGCCCGGAGACGTCATCCGCTTGGAATTTTATGGCAAGCGGGTCACCGTTCACGGTCGGAGGCTGGGTGAGGCCTATGCTAAGCTACTGAGTTTTCGGGTGGTTTATTTTGCGGAAGCGGATCACGCCACGACCCGGCTGGTGCCGGAGAATGAGCCGGTGATTACCGAGATTCGGATTGAGGATAATGCTCCTGGTCTGCTCTCGGCGGAGCCAGGCTAAGCCTGGTTTCGATTGACTTTTTGGGGAAAGCGTGACATTCTCAAGATAGGAAGAAATCGATTGGAAAGGTCCGATATGACGCTTGATGTCCCTAGTGAATATGAAGCCGTGATTCAGCAGGCGGTGGCCAATGGGGCCTTTGGGAGCCCGGAAGAGGCCTTGCGGCATGCTTTGAAGCTGTTGGCGATCGAGCAGTCGGAATCGCAGCGGGCCAAGCCCAAGTCGGCTCCTGAGCATGAGCAGTGGGGCAAACAGTTTCGGGCCTGGGCGGATGGCCATCAGCCGGTGGGGCATTTTGTCGATGACAGCCGCGAGAGCATCTACTAGTGGATAAACTCGCGTGAAGATCTTAGTCGATACGAGCATTCTGGTTCGCTCTTCGCAGGTCGACTCTCCCGTTTTTTCTTTGGTGCGGGACTCGGTGGCTAGACTGCCTCGATTGGGATTTGAGGGATGTCTCGTCCCGCAAGTCTTCTATGAATACTGGGTCGTGGCGACGCGGCCAGCGGCTCAGAATGGGCTGGGTTTGGACGCCGAGCAGGCGACCTTTGAAATGGCTCAGCTAGCCAGTCTATTTCAGCTCCTGAAGGATGAGCGGGCCATCTTTGAGAAGTGGCAGGAGCTAGTTACCCAGTATCAAGTGATTGGGAAGCAGGCCCATGATACTCGGTTAGTAGCGGGCATGCTGCGGCATGGGATTTCTCATGTGCTGACGCTCAATCCTAAGGATTTTCAGCGGTATGCCGAGATCACCATCGTGACGCCGCAGAAAGTGTTGGAAGTGACAGACGATATCGTAGCGAACTAGATGACATTATTGCTTGCTTTGAGGATCACGGCGGTGTCTTGCTAGCAACTCCCGAAACGCTGACTGCTACAATTGCCTCCTAACTCACCGCACTCCAACGTGGCATCGTG is a genomic window containing:
- a CDS encoding ParB/RepB/Spo0J family partition protein, which codes for MIVKPENVPAATPTWRRVSLSQIDLVENRRPLDEENLRRLEPSIAENGVLQPVGLVAVGNRFLLCIGNHRHEVTKRLGHTEIDALVWPEGTPPEQMLVFSLHENHLRKDESVEDTFKRVTELARYHRCSFTEAAVHACVTPGTLSKIRKSVGKLCPEALKVARENKIGVAITYEVARRAKTEDEQTAWLKEHAAGRMSRDAIIRMSGGKKSKAPKQVTFELKMDEVAFQLTFPRTISYEELFDAIAKLKAGIQVHAKQNLPIHVLAEVMA
- the mobF gene encoding MobF family relaxase gives rise to the protein MPMRVTHSKSSADAKAYYAFSDYYDSGPNQLKGAWFGKGAALLGLSGEVDKNHFDRLVDNQHPFEDSRLTQRQRADRRVGTDITLSAPKSVSLLWGVTQDDRILEAVQKAAHETFSDLEKDALTRVNHSRGVLTWEKTGNIVGASWLHTTARPVDGHPDCQLHVHGFVLNATHTGKRWTAIDLSAVVRDSGYYEAIFQSRLAEKMLELGYPVERSERDFEVAGVGRETIEKFSRRTGLIEKMAEEHGITSPESKGQLGAKTREKKNQLVPPDELPSVWRSRLNEEEADHFDRLSRGEAISDQPEMSAAAAVDFAKGHVFERASVVRERELLRQAMLHGIGQVSVEQVHNEVVRREWIREGQDEQALISTREVLTEEQALLTFARSGRGKLAPLAPQHAIARDWLSDEQQTAVHGILNSHDRLMIVSGKAGVGKTSLMKETIEAIENTGRNVTVLAPTAEAAHGVLREKEGFDAETLASFLMNEKAQASAAGGVVWVDEAGLLGTSDMAKLATIGQRIDARIVLSGDERQHKAVSRGTPLKLLESEAGIQPFTIHRIRRQEGDYREAVTLLSQGKVVEGFEKLDDLGFIKEIADDDLRNRQLAQDYADSLSPDKSSLVIAPSHVEREQVTAAIRQELKARGTIHGPEHEMTVLQSKRLTEAQRSDSLSFAPGDVVEFVTKGKGGYKAGDRLRVAEVHDGRVWAEGQSGKVAVPIESPKSFDVYRERVEHFAAGDRVRVTKNRRPSKDSSEKRLNNGSLFELTGFTKSGDLKLSNGQTIPASWGHIEHGVTVTSYASQGKTVHRVFLAQSSLSLPASSAEQAYVSASRGRGQLTVYTDDKQTLRSAIGRERIVKNASELRPTIVTQNRWSERATSIRRFAENFAHQQTEKLRQWLAHEHVEMAR
- a CDS encoding TraM recognition domain-containing protein, which gives rise to MNWFGFTFWKARDSLDLLGISLEDVCSHIFAIGGTGSGKTSVLKILLRDILRRGGPNIGCLWCCVKPDEAANACRVIELAGAQDRLLILVPGEFTYNFLSFELTRQNGSPTTATQLLQDLNNQLNQSKGEHQDSFWANLYAMLLTCCITIGWLAKREKVTIEDVHRVMLSLPAAFAQVASADFQSSSYAFQLLQQAENGIRNAGEMRQYKQSASFLLSEFIQIGSKARGAAISEGSAVLVPFLNSPMYETVCAEHSTFSPEMALDGVCVVLAAPIMSHGPAGMLLQSIVTTQLSEAALRRLNPQTTTIVVRDELQMLINNPAKEAMIQSVSRSQRLAFVSGCQSLPTLQSAMGGNQAEQELHSVFANYSTKLVLSNHCARTNDYFSQSWGQHREDFVSVSETKEEEKFDLLNFLMGNDRFLFSISEQMAPRCPPERFLSLRRGGPHNKLLVDFFLSQAGRTYGPQGDPFTLKTLRQI
- a CDS encoding type II toxin-antitoxin system VapC family toxin is translated as MKILVDTSILVRSSQVDSPVFSLVRDSVARLPRLGFEGCLVPQVFYEYWVVATRPAAQNGLGLDAEQATFEMAQLASLFQLLKDERAIFEKWQELVTQYQVIGKQAHDTRLVAGMLRHGISHVLTLNPKDFQRYAEITIVTPQKVLEVTDDIVAN